In the Lepus europaeus isolate LE1 chromosome 18, mLepTim1.pri, whole genome shotgun sequence genome, one interval contains:
- the VEZF1 gene encoding vascular endothelial zinc finger 1 isoform X1: protein MEANWTAFLFQAHEASHHQQQAAQNSLLPLLSSAVEPPDQKPLLPIPITQKPQAAPETLKDAIGIKKEKPKTSFVCTYCSKAFRDSYHLRRHESCHTGIKLVSRPKKTPTTVVPLISTIAGDSSRTSLVSTIAGILSTVTTSSSGTNPSSSASTTAMPVTQSVKKPSKPVKKNHACEMCGKAFRDVYHLNRHKLSHSDEKPFECPTCNQRFKRKDRMTYHVRSHEGGITKPYTCSVCGKGFSRPDHLSCHVKHVHSTERPFKCQFSSLMQTCTAAFATKDRLRTHMVRHEGKVSCNICGKLLSAAYITSHLKTHGQSQSINCNTCKQGISKACMSEETSSQKQQQQQQQQQQQQQQHVTSWPGKQVETLRLWEEAVKARKKEAANLCQTSTAATTPVTLTTPFNITSSVSSGTMSNPVTVAAAMSMRSPVNVSSAVNITSPMNIGHPVTITSPLSMTSPLTLTTPVNLPTPVTAPVNIAHPVTITSPMNLPTPMTLAAPLNIAMRPVESMPFLPQALPTSPPW from the exons ATGGAGGCCAACTGGACCGCGTTCCTGTTCCAG GCCCATGAAGCCTCCCATCACCAACAGCAGGCAGCACAGAACAGCTTGCTGCCTCTCCTGAGCTCTGCTGTGGAGCCCCCTGATCAGAAACCATTGCTTCCGATACCAATAACTCAGAAACCTCAGGCTGCACCAGAAACATTAAAAGATGCCATtgggattaaaaaagaaaaacccaaaactTCATTTGTGTGCACTTACTGCAGTAAAGCTTTCAGGGACAGCTATCACCTGAGGCGCCACGAGTCCTGCCACACAGGGATCAAGTTGGTGTCCCGGCCAAAGAAAACCCCCACCACGGTGGTTCCCCTGATCTCCACCATCGCTGGGGACAGCAGCCGAACTTCGCTGGTCtcaaccattgcaggcatcttaTCGACAGTCACTACATCTTCCTCGGGCACCAACCCCAGtagcagtgccagcaccacagctatGCCTGTGACCCAGTCTGTCAAGAAACCCAGTAAGCCCGTCAAGAAGAACCATGCTTGTGAGATGTGTGGAAAGGCCTTCCGAGATGTGTACCACCTCAATCGGCACAAGCTCTCCCACTCGGACGAAAAGCCCTTTGAGTGTCCTACTTGTAATCAGCGCTTCAAGAGGAAGGACCGGATGACTTACCACGTGAGGTCTCACGAAGGAGGCATCACCAAACCCTACACTTGCAGTGTTTGTGGGAAAGGCTTCTCGAG GCCTGACCACTTAAGCTGTCACGTAAAACAtgtccattcaacagaaagaccCTTCAAATGCCAA ttttcctccCTCATGCAGACGTGCACTGCTGCCTTTGCCACCAAAGACAGACTGCGGACACACATGGTGCGCCATGAAGGCAAGGTATCATGTAACATCTGTGGGAAGCTCCTGAGTGCAGCATATATCACCAGCCACTTAAAGACACACGGGCAGAGCCAAAGTATCAACTGCAATACATGCAAACAAGGCATCAGTAAAG CATGTATGAGTGAAGAGACCAGCagccagaagcagcagcagcagcagcagcagcagcagcagcaacagcagcaacatGTGACGAGCTGGCCAGGGAAGCAGGTggagacactgaggctgtgggaAGAAGCTGTCAAAGCAAGGAAAAAAG AAGCTGCTAACCTGTGCCAAACCTCCACGGCTGCTACGACACCTGTGACTCTCACTACTCCATTCAATATAACATCCTCTGTGTCATCTGGGACTATGTCAAACCCAGTCACAGTAGCAGCTGCAATGAGCATGAGAAGTCCAGTAAATGTTTCAAGTGCAGTTAACATAACCAGCCCAATGAACATCGGGCATCCTGTAACTATAACCAGTCCATTATCCATGACCTCTCCTTTAACGCTCACCACCCCAGTCAACCTCCCCACCCCCGTCACTGCCCCAGTGAATATAGCACATCCTGTCACAATCACATCTCCAATGAACCTGCCCACACCTATGACCTTAGCCGCCCCTCTCAATATAGCAATGAGGCCTGTAGAGAGCATGCCTTTCTTGCCCCAAGCTTTGCCTACATCACCGCCTTGGTAA
- the VEZF1 gene encoding vascular endothelial zinc finger 1 isoform X2 yields the protein MEANWTAFLFQAHEASHHQQQAAQNSLLPLLSSAVEPPDQKPLLPIPITQKPQAAPETLKDAIGIKKEKPKTSFVCTYCSKAFRDSYHLRRHESCHTGIKLVSRPKKTPTTVVPLISTIAGDSSRTSLVSTIAGILSTVTTSSSGTNPSSSASTTAMPVTQSVKKPSKPVKKNHACEMCGKAFRDVYHLNRHKLSHSDEKPFECPTCNQRFKRKDRMTYHVRSHEGGITKPYTCSVCGKGFSRPDHLSCHVKHVHSTERPFKCQTCTAAFATKDRLRTHMVRHEGKVSCNICGKLLSAAYITSHLKTHGQSQSINCNTCKQGISKACMSEETSSQKQQQQQQQQQQQQQQHVTSWPGKQVETLRLWEEAVKARKKEAANLCQTSTAATTPVTLTTPFNITSSVSSGTMSNPVTVAAAMSMRSPVNVSSAVNITSPMNIGHPVTITSPLSMTSPLTLTTPVNLPTPVTAPVNIAHPVTITSPMNLPTPMTLAAPLNIAMRPVESMPFLPQALPTSPPW from the exons ATGGAGGCCAACTGGACCGCGTTCCTGTTCCAG GCCCATGAAGCCTCCCATCACCAACAGCAGGCAGCACAGAACAGCTTGCTGCCTCTCCTGAGCTCTGCTGTGGAGCCCCCTGATCAGAAACCATTGCTTCCGATACCAATAACTCAGAAACCTCAGGCTGCACCAGAAACATTAAAAGATGCCATtgggattaaaaaagaaaaacccaaaactTCATTTGTGTGCACTTACTGCAGTAAAGCTTTCAGGGACAGCTATCACCTGAGGCGCCACGAGTCCTGCCACACAGGGATCAAGTTGGTGTCCCGGCCAAAGAAAACCCCCACCACGGTGGTTCCCCTGATCTCCACCATCGCTGGGGACAGCAGCCGAACTTCGCTGGTCtcaaccattgcaggcatcttaTCGACAGTCACTACATCTTCCTCGGGCACCAACCCCAGtagcagtgccagcaccacagctatGCCTGTGACCCAGTCTGTCAAGAAACCCAGTAAGCCCGTCAAGAAGAACCATGCTTGTGAGATGTGTGGAAAGGCCTTCCGAGATGTGTACCACCTCAATCGGCACAAGCTCTCCCACTCGGACGAAAAGCCCTTTGAGTGTCCTACTTGTAATCAGCGCTTCAAGAGGAAGGACCGGATGACTTACCACGTGAGGTCTCACGAAGGAGGCATCACCAAACCCTACACTTGCAGTGTTTGTGGGAAAGGCTTCTCGAG GCCTGACCACTTAAGCTGTCACGTAAAACAtgtccattcaacagaaagaccCTTCAAATGCCAA ACGTGCACTGCTGCCTTTGCCACCAAAGACAGACTGCGGACACACATGGTGCGCCATGAAGGCAAGGTATCATGTAACATCTGTGGGAAGCTCCTGAGTGCAGCATATATCACCAGCCACTTAAAGACACACGGGCAGAGCCAAAGTATCAACTGCAATACATGCAAACAAGGCATCAGTAAAG CATGTATGAGTGAAGAGACCAGCagccagaagcagcagcagcagcagcagcagcagcagcagcaacagcagcaacatGTGACGAGCTGGCCAGGGAAGCAGGTggagacactgaggctgtgggaAGAAGCTGTCAAAGCAAGGAAAAAAG AAGCTGCTAACCTGTGCCAAACCTCCACGGCTGCTACGACACCTGTGACTCTCACTACTCCATTCAATATAACATCCTCTGTGTCATCTGGGACTATGTCAAACCCAGTCACAGTAGCAGCTGCAATGAGCATGAGAAGTCCAGTAAATGTTTCAAGTGCAGTTAACATAACCAGCCCAATGAACATCGGGCATCCTGTAACTATAACCAGTCCATTATCCATGACCTCTCCTTTAACGCTCACCACCCCAGTCAACCTCCCCACCCCCGTCACTGCCCCAGTGAATATAGCACATCCTGTCACAATCACATCTCCAATGAACCTGCCCACACCTATGACCTTAGCCGCCCCTCTCAATATAGCAATGAGGCCTGTAGAGAGCATGCCTTTCTTGCCCCAAGCTTTGCCTACATCACCGCCTTGGTAA
- the VEZF1 gene encoding vascular endothelial zinc finger 1 isoform X3 gives MAAHEASHHQQQAAQNSLLPLLSSAVEPPDQKPLLPIPITQKPQAAPETLKDAIGIKKEKPKTSFVCTYCSKAFRDSYHLRRHESCHTGIKLVSRPKKTPTTVVPLISTIAGDSSRTSLVSTIAGILSTVTTSSSGTNPSSSASTTAMPVTQSVKKPSKPVKKNHACEMCGKAFRDVYHLNRHKLSHSDEKPFECPTCNQRFKRKDRMTYHVRSHEGGITKPYTCSVCGKGFSRPDHLSCHVKHVHSTERPFKCQFSSLMQTCTAAFATKDRLRTHMVRHEGKVSCNICGKLLSAAYITSHLKTHGQSQSINCNTCKQGISKACMSEETSSQKQQQQQQQQQQQQQQHVTSWPGKQVETLRLWEEAVKARKKEAANLCQTSTAATTPVTLTTPFNITSSVSSGTMSNPVTVAAAMSMRSPVNVSSAVNITSPMNIGHPVTITSPLSMTSPLTLTTPVNLPTPVTAPVNIAHPVTITSPMNLPTPMTLAAPLNIAMRPVESMPFLPQALPTSPPW, from the exons ATGGCA GCCCATGAAGCCTCCCATCACCAACAGCAGGCAGCACAGAACAGCTTGCTGCCTCTCCTGAGCTCTGCTGTGGAGCCCCCTGATCAGAAACCATTGCTTCCGATACCAATAACTCAGAAACCTCAGGCTGCACCAGAAACATTAAAAGATGCCATtgggattaaaaaagaaaaacccaaaactTCATTTGTGTGCACTTACTGCAGTAAAGCTTTCAGGGACAGCTATCACCTGAGGCGCCACGAGTCCTGCCACACAGGGATCAAGTTGGTGTCCCGGCCAAAGAAAACCCCCACCACGGTGGTTCCCCTGATCTCCACCATCGCTGGGGACAGCAGCCGAACTTCGCTGGTCtcaaccattgcaggcatcttaTCGACAGTCACTACATCTTCCTCGGGCACCAACCCCAGtagcagtgccagcaccacagctatGCCTGTGACCCAGTCTGTCAAGAAACCCAGTAAGCCCGTCAAGAAGAACCATGCTTGTGAGATGTGTGGAAAGGCCTTCCGAGATGTGTACCACCTCAATCGGCACAAGCTCTCCCACTCGGACGAAAAGCCCTTTGAGTGTCCTACTTGTAATCAGCGCTTCAAGAGGAAGGACCGGATGACTTACCACGTGAGGTCTCACGAAGGAGGCATCACCAAACCCTACACTTGCAGTGTTTGTGGGAAAGGCTTCTCGAG GCCTGACCACTTAAGCTGTCACGTAAAACAtgtccattcaacagaaagaccCTTCAAATGCCAA ttttcctccCTCATGCAGACGTGCACTGCTGCCTTTGCCACCAAAGACAGACTGCGGACACACATGGTGCGCCATGAAGGCAAGGTATCATGTAACATCTGTGGGAAGCTCCTGAGTGCAGCATATATCACCAGCCACTTAAAGACACACGGGCAGAGCCAAAGTATCAACTGCAATACATGCAAACAAGGCATCAGTAAAG CATGTATGAGTGAAGAGACCAGCagccagaagcagcagcagcagcagcagcagcagcagcagcaacagcagcaacatGTGACGAGCTGGCCAGGGAAGCAGGTggagacactgaggctgtgggaAGAAGCTGTCAAAGCAAGGAAAAAAG AAGCTGCTAACCTGTGCCAAACCTCCACGGCTGCTACGACACCTGTGACTCTCACTACTCCATTCAATATAACATCCTCTGTGTCATCTGGGACTATGTCAAACCCAGTCACAGTAGCAGCTGCAATGAGCATGAGAAGTCCAGTAAATGTTTCAAGTGCAGTTAACATAACCAGCCCAATGAACATCGGGCATCCTGTAACTATAACCAGTCCATTATCCATGACCTCTCCTTTAACGCTCACCACCCCAGTCAACCTCCCCACCCCCGTCACTGCCCCAGTGAATATAGCACATCCTGTCACAATCACATCTCCAATGAACCTGCCCACACCTATGACCTTAGCCGCCCCTCTCAATATAGCAATGAGGCCTGTAGAGAGCATGCCTTTCTTGCCCCAAGCTTTGCCTACATCACCGCCTTGGTAA